The following are from one region of the Coffea eugenioides isolate CCC68of chromosome 2, Ceug_1.0, whole genome shotgun sequence genome:
- the LOC113759537 gene encoding protein STRICTOSIDINE SYNTHASE-LIKE 10-like, with product MQALSCLKELKLKLSNPQSLLLNFPPPEFRCPLSGQLMIDLVVIASSQLWKRLCAETSAEINLLAENWKYILAGLIFQIKRSETFPIFGATGPESLAFDRNGGGPYTGVSDGRIIKWQADVNRWVDFATTTPYRFGCQGPFDHVITEARCGRPLGLSFNQRTGDLYIADAYMGLLVVGPKGGLARPLAKEAGGVPFRFTNDVVVDQNSGIVYFTDTSTRLPRSAYAYVILSGDNSGRLLKYDPRTNQVTVLMDHLMFPNGVALSKNGDFLLVTETTNSRVLRYWLEQSRVGTVDVFAELPGRPDNIKRNQQGEFWVAANSRDGIYNPLGMIVKLSQNGDILKVLEAGNGETWRFSSDVNEQNGSLWIGSVEESRVVKIKL from the exons ATGCAGGCTCTGTCTTGTTTGAAAGAATTGAAGCTGAAGCTTTCCAACCCACAAAGCCTTTTGCTTAATTTTCCACCTCCGGAATTTAGATGTCCTCTTTCTGGACAACTCATGATTGACCTTGTTGTCATAGCCTCTAGCCAG TTATGGAAGAGATTATGTGCAGAGACTTCAGCGGAAATCAACCTTCTTGCGGAGAACTGGAAGTATATTCTTGCCGGCTTAATTTTCCAG ATTAAGAGGTCTGAAACTTTTCCAATCTTTGGTGCAACCGGACCAGAGAGTCTTGCCTTTGATCGGAATGGTGGCGGCCCATACACAGGTGTTTCTGATGGTCGAATAATAAAGTGGCAGGCAGACGTGAATCGCTGGGTCGATTTTGCTACAACAACTCCATACAG ATTTGGCTGTCAAGGTCCGTTTGATCATGTTATTACAGAGGCAAGATGTGGGCGACCATTGGGGCTAAGTTTCAATCAAAGGACTGGTGATCTTTACATTGCCGATGCCTATATGGGTCTCCTAGTCGTAGGTCCTAAGGGTGGATTAGCGAGACCACTAGCTAAGGAAGCTGGAGGAGTTCCTTTCAGATTCACCAATGATGTAGTTGTCGACCAAAACAGTGGTATAGTATATTTTACTGACACCAGCACAAGATTGCCAAGAAG TGCATATGCTTACGTGATATTAAGTGGTGACAACTCAGGCAGGCTGTTGAAATATGACCCGAGAACTAATCAAGTGACGGTTCTTATGGACCATCTCATGTTTCCAAATGGAGTAGCATTAAGCAAAAATGGAGATTTCTTACTCGTTACTGAAACCACAAATAGTAGGGTACTGAGGTATTGGCTTGAGCAATCCAGGGTTGGCACAGTTGATGTTTTTGCAGAGCTTCCAGGAAGGCCagacaatatcaaaagaaacCAACAAGGTGAATTTTGGGTGGCGGCTAACTCACGAGATGGGATATACAATCCGCTTGGAATGATAGTTAAATTGAGTCAAAATGGTGACATATTGAAGGTATTAGAGGCTGGAAATGGGGAGACATGGCGGTTTAGTAGCGATGTGAATGAACAGAATGGAAGTTTGTGGATAGGATCCGTAGAAGAATCTCGGGTCGTGAAGATAAAACTCTAA
- the LOC113759453 gene encoding pentatricopeptide repeat-containing protein At3g53170-like produces the protein MELHLVDPANLRLFSSIHHPRTPKFSTIKSSKKDSITTSKGLQKSSQKELSRILRSEAATKNIVKKANSNKYNNLNPKAVLDALDDAIKGNDWESALKIFSLLRKQRWYIPKGQTYTKLLVMLGKCKQPNHAGLLFEIMESDGLQPTIDVYTALVGVYGFSGLLDKAFHTVDEMKSVSDCKPDVYTYSILIKCCAKLRRFDMIGIILAEMSYLGIECNATIYNTVIDGYGKAGLFEQMEHALSDMIESGTCLPDIYTFNSVIGAFGNFGQIDKVESWFDQFQLMGIKPDIMTFNILVRSYGKASMYEKMGSVLDFMKKRFYSPTIVTFNIVIETYGKAGNVEKMEEYFLKMKHQGMKPNSITYCSLVSAYSKSGLLDKVDSIIRQADNTDVILDTPFFNCVISAYGRAGNIEKMVELFSAMEDQQCKPDSITFASMIQAYQEQGMIEAAQELEHKMLMCSGSSEVKLIGSWRH, from the exons ATGGAGCTTCACCTTGTCGACCCAGCTAACCTGCGCCTCTTCTCCTCCATTCATCATCCCAGAACCCCAAAATTCTCCACCATTAAATCATCGAAGAAAGACTCAATAACCACCTCAAAGGGCCTTCAGAAGAGTTCCCAGAAGGAACTCTCAAGAATTCTCAGGAGTGAGGCGGCTACAAAAAACATAGTGAAGAAAGCAAATTCTAATAAATATAATAATCTCAATCCAAAAGCTGTTTTGGATGCCTTGGATGATGCCATTAAAGGGAATGATTGGGAATCTGCTCTTAAG ATTTTCAGCCTACTACGTAAGCAACGCTGGTACATACCAAAAGGCCAGACATATACAAAATTATTGGTAATGCTTGGCAAGTGTAAGCAGCCAAATCATGCTGGCTTGCTTTTTGAGATAATGGAGTCCGATGGGCTTCAACCGACAATTGATGTTTACACTGCACTTGTGGGTGTCTACGGCTTTAGTGGCCTCCTTGACAAGGCGTTTCATACTGTTGATGAAATGAAGTCGGTTTCTGATTGCAAGCCTGATGTGTATACTTACTCAATCCTTATCAAATGTTGTGCTAAACTTCGTCGATTTGATATGATTGGGATAATTTTAGCTGAGATGTCATATTTAGGAATTGAATGTAACGCTACAATATACAATACTGTAATAGATGGGTATGGTAAGGCTGGGCTTTTTGAACAGATGGAACACGCATTGTCAGACATGATTGAAAGTGGCACATGCCTTCCGGACATATATACTTTCAACTCAGTTATTGGGGCTTTTGGCAACTTTGGACAGATTGATAAAGTAGAGAGTTGGTTTGATCAATTTCAGCTAATGGGAATAAAGCCAGATATTATGACGTTTAATATACTTGTCAGATCATATGGTAAAGCAAGCATGTATGAGAAAATGGGTTCTGTTCTGGACTTTATGAAGAAAAGGTTTTATTCTCCTACAATTGTTACTTTTAACATTGTCATTGAGACATATGGAAAGGCTGGAAATGTTGAGAAAATGGAAGAATATTTCCTGAAAATGAAGCATCAAGGAATGAAACCTAATTCAATAACTTACTGCTCCCTGGTTAGCGCTTACAGTAAATCTGGGCTTTTGGACAAAGTTGATTCAATTATCAGGCAAGCAGACAATACTGATGTGATATTAGACACCCCATTTTTCAACTGTGTCATCAGTGCCTATGGCCGGGCTGGGAATATAGAGAAAATGGTTGAACTGTTTTCAGCAATGGAGGACCAACAATGCAAACCAGACAGCATAACCTTTGCTTCTATGATCCAAGCTTATCAAGAACAAGGAATGATTGAGGCTGCTCAAGAATTGGAGCATAAGATGTTAATGTGCAGTGGTAGTTCAG AAGTAAAGCTGATTGGAAGCTGGCGTCACTAA
- the LOC113759538 gene encoding stromal cell-derived factor 2-like protein, which translates to MAISFFGLAIFLFLTLDSDFISSPVSAASEGVQITYGSVIKLMHERTKFRLHSHDEPYGSGSGQQSVTGFPNVDDSNSYWIVRPVSDTNAQQGDTIKGGTIIRLQHMRTRKWLHSHLLNLLGHSQPVYQLLKP; encoded by the exons ATGGCAATCTCGTTTTTCGGTCtcgccattttcctttttcttaccCTTGACTCTGATTTCATCTCTTCCCCCGTCTCTGCAGCTTCCGAAGGCGTCCAG ATTACTTATGGGTCAGTGATCAAGTTGATGCATGAGAGAACAAAGTTTAGGCTGCATTCGCATGATGAACCATATGGCTCTGGTAGTGGGCAGCAGTCCGTCACTGGTTTTCCCAACGTTGATGACTCAAACAGCTATTGG ATTGTTAGACCTGTATCAGATACCAATGCCCAACAAGGGGATACAATCAAAGGTGGTACCATCATCAGACTGCAACACATGAGGACCAGAAAATGGTTACATAGCCACTTGCTAAAT TTACTAGGCCACTCACAGCCTGTCTATCAGCTTCTGAAACCGTGA